One window from the genome of Sulfodiicoccus acidiphilus encodes:
- the tfe gene encoding transcription factor E gives MKELAVTMLGDEVLPVLEILLKGKSELTDDEIARMLNVKVNNVRRTLYMLADHGLVRYKRTRDRETGWYLYYWRANTDQVNEILLNRKREMVQKLKMRLEFETNNTFYICPEDGSRYIFDEAFENEFKCPRCGTSLVYYEVERVREVIERKIRQLEEEINVETKSNFG, from the coding sequence TTGAAGGAGCTAGCGGTCACCATGTTAGGAGACGAAGTACTGCCAGTGTTAGAGATCTTGTTGAAGGGGAAGTCCGAGCTAACTGACGACGAGATAGCTAGGATGCTTAACGTGAAGGTGAACAACGTCAGAAGGACGCTCTATATGCTTGCGGACCACGGGTTAGTGAGGTACAAGAGAACTAGAGATAGGGAAACTGGATGGTATCTCTACTACTGGAGGGCCAACACGGATCAGGTAAACGAGATACTACTGAACAGAAAGAGGGAGATGGTGCAGAAACTGAAAATGAGACTGGAGTTCGAGACCAACAACACCTTCTACATCTGTCCCGAGGACGGGAGCAGGTATATCTTCGACGAGGCCTTTGAGAACGAGTTCAAGTGTCCCAGGTGTGGGACCTCCCTCGTTTATTACGAGGTGGAGAGGGTAAGGGAAGTTATAGAGAGGAAGATAAGGCAACTCGAGGAGGAAATAAACGTCGAGACCAAGTCCAACTTTGGTTGA
- a CDS encoding proteasome assembly chaperone family protein codes for MSVRVILKDAEESQLEGKYFITGFRTLGETGYLAARYLVTAKRMKRIGFVVTKYQRDVAFLDDYGLATPYEIFYDDQDQVIVLLNHLLPFEREWSPFALAVTKWLKRISPKEVFLIGGLDKRYKNDQTDVRWLSTSKSTVKLDFPNIEKQLLMVGPLALLTVYAEIMDVPATVILPFADRDRADPQAAAVAIEVLKKVIGISVDVNQLYEDARKIQEELRRQMELMQNELSKFRSGDRVYM; via the coding sequence ATGAGCGTCAGAGTGATCCTTAAGGACGCGGAAGAGTCACAACTAGAAGGCAAGTACTTCATAACTGGCTTCAGGACGTTAGGGGAAACTGGCTACCTAGCGGCCAGGTATTTGGTCACCGCGAAGAGGATGAAACGTATCGGGTTCGTAGTTACCAAGTATCAAAGGGACGTCGCATTCCTAGACGACTACGGCCTGGCCACGCCTTACGAGATATTCTACGACGATCAAGATCAGGTCATAGTACTCCTCAACCACCTCCTCCCCTTCGAGAGGGAGTGGAGCCCGTTCGCCTTAGCGGTGACGAAGTGGCTCAAGAGGATATCTCCCAAGGAAGTGTTCCTAATTGGGGGGCTCGACAAGAGGTACAAGAACGATCAGACCGACGTTAGATGGCTCAGTACGAGCAAGAGCACAGTGAAGTTAGACTTTCCCAACATCGAGAAGCAGTTATTAATGGTGGGACCACTGGCCCTACTCACGGTCTACGCGGAGATAATGGACGTTCCGGCCACCGTGATACTGCCCTTCGCCGACAGGGATAGGGCGGATCCCCAAGCGGCGGCAGTCGCCATAGAGGTGCTCAAGAAGGTGATCGGTATAAGCGTCGACGTTAATCAGTTGTACGAAGACGCCAGGAAGATACAAGAGGAGTTGCGGAGGCAGATGGAGCTGATGCAGAACGAGCTCTCAAAGTTCAGGAGCGGAGACAGAGTCTACATGTAG
- a CDS encoding MarC family protein, whose translation MGLDIGQALVVAVKLFAIMDPFSVIPYILGIYTTYQESSQEKVSWNYLVNKISIVIIVILLIFSILGRAILDFLGLSPAALEIGGGIILVYLGIDTMGGFGQLRFLSRNIEEAIVTPIATPLIVGPGTLTALVTLSVGHSILLLIVGSMVAALLTYLTLLSAPLLVKVLGKTGTIAAGRFTAIIIAAFGVQLILGGLTLLGLIS comes from the coding sequence ATGGGATTGGACATAGGGCAGGCCTTGGTAGTTGCCGTGAAGCTATTCGCTATCATGGACCCCTTCTCTGTCATACCGTACATACTGGGGATATACACCACTTACCAAGAGAGTTCGCAGGAGAAGGTGAGCTGGAACTACCTTGTCAACAAGATAAGTATCGTGATAATTGTGATCCTCCTCATTTTCTCGATCCTGGGTAGGGCCATCTTAGATTTCCTAGGACTAAGTCCAGCTGCCCTGGAGATAGGAGGAGGTATAATCTTGGTTTACTTGGGGATAGATACCATGGGGGGCTTCGGTCAACTCAGGTTCCTTTCCAGGAACATAGAGGAGGCCATAGTGACTCCGATAGCAACTCCGCTCATAGTTGGACCTGGAACCCTCACCGCACTAGTTACTTTGTCTGTTGGTCACTCCATACTTCTCCTCATAGTGGGGAGCATGGTCGCAGCGCTACTGACCTACCTCACTCTCCTCTCTGCTCCACTTCTGGTTAAGGTGTTGGGAAAGACTGGAACCATCGCGGCAGGCAGGTTCACCGCGATAATCATTGCGGCTTTCGGGGTGCAACTGATCTTGGGCGGACTCACTCTTTTGGGCTTGATCTCCTGA
- a CDS encoding GTPase, whose amino-acid sequence MDEGLALAETAGYEVVEHRPTPRRPNPNYYISESMLQEVKEKGVEALLVFAQTRPRQLMNLSRELMGIKVLDKVLLLLEVFDLHAGSAEAKMQIELASLKYRLPILRDYFTRAKAGEQQGPLGAGTYGVEAAIKLYSRRMVKLKRKLEEMREAQRATILKRREMGLPQVAIVGYTNAGKTSLFNRLTGGSQKVDSSMFTTISPKRTAVELGNRKALLIDTVGFIRGIPPQIVEAFHVTLSEAALADVELLVVDSAMGERRMIESLTGSLSVFRDIGISGKPLIVALNKADKLNPPEARRLREVALKETKRIYSPVVDVVPVSAANGTNLGVLIDTLSKIVSG is encoded by the coding sequence ATGGACGAAGGATTAGCCCTGGCAGAAACTGCAGGGTACGAAGTGGTGGAGCACAGACCGACGCCGAGGAGGCCGAATCCCAATTACTACATAAGCGAATCGATGCTCCAGGAAGTGAAGGAAAAGGGCGTGGAAGCCCTGTTAGTTTTCGCTCAGACTAGACCGAGACAACTGATGAACCTCAGTCGAGAGTTGATGGGAATAAAGGTCTTGGACAAGGTGCTCCTTCTCCTCGAGGTCTTCGACCTCCACGCAGGATCGGCCGAGGCCAAGATGCAGATCGAGTTGGCCTCACTGAAGTACAGGCTCCCTATATTGAGGGACTACTTCACTAGGGCCAAAGCAGGAGAACAACAGGGGCCGTTGGGAGCAGGAACCTATGGTGTGGAGGCTGCGATAAAGCTCTACTCTAGAAGGATGGTGAAGCTCAAGAGGAAGTTGGAGGAGATGAGGGAAGCTCAGAGGGCCACCATCCTCAAGAGGAGGGAGATGGGATTACCCCAGGTAGCGATCGTGGGTTACACTAACGCGGGAAAGACCTCCCTCTTCAACAGGCTTACTGGGGGAAGCCAGAAGGTCGACTCCAGTATGTTCACAACCATATCTCCCAAGCGGACTGCTGTAGAGCTAGGGAATAGGAAGGCCCTGCTCATAGACACGGTCGGCTTCATTAGGGGAATACCACCGCAGATCGTTGAGGCGTTCCACGTGACATTGTCAGAGGCGGCCTTAGCAGACGTTGAGTTGTTGGTAGTGGACTCCGCCATGGGCGAAAGGAGAATGATTGAGAGTCTAACCGGCTCTCTCTCCGTGTTCCGAGATATAGGGATATCTGGGAAGCCCCTGATCGTAGCGTTAAACAAGGCGGACAAGTTGAACCCCCCTGAAGCTAGGAGGTTAAGGGAGGTAGCGCTGAAGGAAACTAAGAGGATATACTCGCCTGTGGTGGACGTGGTTCCAGTCTCAGCAGCTAACGGTACCAACTTGGGTGTCCTAATTGATACCCTGTCAAAGATCGTAAGTGGTTGA
- the tgtA gene encoding tRNA guanosine(15) transglycosylase TgtA, with the protein MIGDFEAIEEDLAGRVGRLDTAHGRLLTPAFFPVVNPFRRELGVTDISRVGFSNLITNSYFLMKRGVKQKVHEFLNFDGVVMTDSGAYQVLQYGGIEATNREVVEYELQISPDIAVFLDLPTGDTSDRHEAIRSVEETNRRAEEIRGLIANSTAIWAHPIQGGTFLDLVRTSALAADSKEEFKMLALGSPTPLMEGYDYRTLVRMVVAAKTSVSRGKPFHLFGGGVPHLIPLAVALGVDSFDSASYVLYARDGRYMTRERVYRVEDLRELPCSCPICSSHTAKELMESEERSRLLALHNLYKIREEVAETRVAVQEGRLFEYVQQKVMSHPALYSAFREFRNLVDYLERYDPRTKGEPRGLFLFNGDSLFRPEVVRHKRRMDEWKTEGEVTLVCYNLLSRPFVRSLGVDNTYVITPFFGIVPANASEAYPLSQFEEPGDLDPEVLEDMRNSLKEFLRRNRPIKVSVKCDPPLRELLHVDSVSAPEL; encoded by the coding sequence ATGATAGGTGACTTCGAAGCAATTGAAGAGGACCTAGCGGGGAGAGTAGGTAGGCTGGACACCGCGCATGGGAGACTCCTCACCCCGGCCTTCTTTCCAGTAGTGAACCCGTTCAGGAGAGAACTCGGGGTTACCGACATAAGTAGGGTAGGGTTCTCCAACCTCATAACTAACAGCTACTTCCTCATGAAGCGCGGAGTGAAGCAGAAGGTGCACGAATTCTTGAACTTCGACGGCGTAGTGATGACTGATTCTGGCGCTTACCAAGTACTTCAGTACGGTGGCATAGAAGCCACGAATAGAGAAGTGGTGGAGTACGAACTCCAGATATCACCAGACATAGCGGTCTTTCTGGACCTTCCAACCGGAGATACCTCAGATAGACACGAGGCCATACGTTCAGTGGAGGAGACTAACAGGAGAGCAGAAGAGATCAGGGGACTAATCGCCAACTCAACCGCGATCTGGGCCCACCCAATACAGGGAGGTACTTTCCTCGACCTAGTGAGGACCTCTGCGTTGGCAGCGGACTCCAAGGAGGAGTTCAAAATGTTAGCCCTTGGGAGCCCGACGCCATTGATGGAGGGGTACGACTACAGGACCCTGGTGAGGATGGTGGTCGCGGCCAAGACCTCTGTGAGTAGGGGGAAGCCGTTTCACCTCTTCGGGGGAGGTGTACCACACCTAATTCCGTTGGCGGTCGCGTTGGGTGTAGACAGCTTCGACTCCGCATCTTACGTCCTCTACGCTAGGGACGGAAGGTACATGACCCGGGAGAGGGTATACAGAGTGGAGGACCTCCGAGAGCTTCCCTGCTCGTGTCCAATATGTTCCTCCCACACTGCAAAGGAGTTGATGGAGTCGGAGGAGAGGAGCAGACTCCTCGCTCTCCACAACCTCTACAAGATAAGGGAGGAGGTCGCGGAGACTAGGGTTGCGGTGCAAGAGGGTAGGCTCTTTGAGTACGTTCAACAGAAGGTCATGTCCCACCCAGCTCTATACTCAGCGTTCAGGGAGTTTAGGAACCTAGTGGACTACCTCGAGAGGTACGATCCTAGAACTAAGGGAGAGCCGCGGGGCTTGTTTTTGTTCAACGGGGACTCGTTGTTTCGTCCCGAGGTGGTGAGACATAAGAGGAGGATGGACGAGTGGAAGACTGAGGGGGAAGTTACATTGGTTTGCTACAACCTATTGAGCAGGCCGTTCGTGAGAAGCTTGGGAGTGGACAACACGTACGTTATTACTCCCTTTTTCGGTATTGTCCCTGCCAACGCGTCGGAGGCCTACCCCCTCTCTCAATTCGAGGAACCTGGGGATCTCGACCCAGAGGTTTTAGAGGACATGAGGAACTCCCTAAAGGAGTTCTTGAGGAGAAACAGACCAATTAAGGTAAGTGTGAAGTGCGATCCTCCCTTGAGGGAACTTCTACATGTAGACTCTGTCTCCGCTCCTGAACTTTGA
- a CDS encoding PUA domain-containing protein, which produces MRSEDLRYLVDVLRYQFGEEVAEVLSKALHESTVWRSPSTERIRNVYLNGKLLLVLRAQDNLFSLTPLSGELLAASLPWPKLRVVVREDVAKFIAEGRDVFCRHVVEVDRSLRGGDEAVAVSETGKLLAVGRMNVSGEEVRSYKRGVALSVRRGYAR; this is translated from the coding sequence TTGAGGAGTGAGGATCTACGCTACCTCGTCGACGTCCTACGCTACCAGTTCGGGGAGGAAGTCGCTGAAGTGCTATCCAAGGCCCTCCACGAGTCCACTGTGTGGAGGTCACCCTCAACCGAGAGGATTAGGAATGTCTACTTGAATGGAAAATTGCTCTTGGTTCTGAGGGCTCAGGACAACCTATTTTCCTTAACTCCCCTCTCTGGGGAATTGTTGGCGGCGTCCCTACCTTGGCCTAAGCTGAGAGTCGTAGTAAGGGAGGACGTAGCGAAGTTCATTGCGGAGGGAAGGGACGTGTTCTGCAGGCACGTTGTGGAGGTCGACAGATCGCTCAGAGGAGGAGACGAGGCAGTGGCCGTAAGCGAGACTGGCAAGTTGTTGGCGGTAGGAAGAATGAACGTGTCTGGAGAGGAAGTGAGATCTTATAAAAGGGGAGTGGCACTATCTGTGAGGAGAGGATACGCACGATGA
- a CDS encoding proteasome-activating nucleotidase: MSEEVDIPNENVGEEKEQLLRVMEEKVRSLQTEVEMLRKELNYYKSEMDKLLSPPLIEATVLDTLEDGRVVVRSSSGPNLVVNALREVIVGKLKPGTPVALNQRASAIVEVLPTREEPVVRGMEVEEKPNVRYTDIGGLEEQIGQIREVVELPLTRPELFREIGVDPPKGVLLYGPPGTGKTMLAKAVATESGAAFIHVIASEFAQKFVGEGAKIVREVFELARKRAPAILFIDEIDAIASKRIDVGTSGEREIQRTLMQLLAEIDGFKPLENVRILTATNRIDVLDPALLRPGRFDRLIEVPLPDAAGREKIYSIYLGRMKVKGEVDVKGLAAESEGLSGADIKNVCVEAAYVAIREGRAYVTNQDVFKALKAVLNKREAKVKERTEKFI, translated from the coding sequence TTGTCGGAGGAAGTAGATATTCCCAATGAGAACGTAGGCGAGGAAAAGGAACAGTTGCTGAGAGTTATGGAGGAGAAGGTGAGGTCGCTCCAAACTGAAGTGGAGATGTTGAGGAAGGAACTCAACTACTACAAGTCCGAGATGGACAAGCTCCTCAGTCCGCCACTCATCGAGGCCACAGTCCTTGACACGTTAGAGGACGGTAGGGTGGTGGTGAGGAGCTCCTCTGGACCCAACTTGGTCGTTAATGCGCTAAGAGAAGTGATAGTGGGGAAACTAAAGCCTGGCACTCCTGTGGCCCTGAATCAGAGGGCGTCCGCCATAGTCGAAGTTCTACCGACCAGGGAAGAGCCGGTGGTGAGGGGAATGGAGGTTGAGGAGAAGCCAAACGTAAGGTACACAGACATCGGTGGGCTTGAAGAGCAGATCGGGCAGATTAGGGAGGTGGTGGAGCTCCCCCTCACTAGGCCTGAACTATTTAGGGAGATAGGCGTTGATCCTCCGAAGGGAGTTCTCCTTTACGGGCCACCTGGGACTGGGAAGACCATGTTGGCCAAGGCGGTGGCCACGGAGAGCGGTGCCGCCTTCATTCACGTGATTGCATCTGAGTTCGCACAGAAGTTCGTGGGAGAGGGGGCTAAGATAGTCAGGGAGGTGTTCGAGTTGGCGCGCAAGAGGGCGCCAGCAATTCTTTTCATTGACGAGATAGACGCCATAGCTTCCAAGAGAATAGACGTGGGAACAAGTGGAGAGAGGGAAATACAGAGGACCCTCATGCAACTGCTTGCCGAGATCGATGGCTTCAAGCCTCTCGAGAACGTGAGGATACTCACTGCTACCAATAGGATAGACGTTTTAGATCCAGCGCTACTGCGACCTGGAAGGTTCGACAGGTTGATAGAGGTACCTCTCCCTGACGCTGCGGGGAGGGAGAAGATATATTCGATCTACTTAGGCAGAATGAAGGTAAAGGGAGAAGTTGACGTGAAGGGGCTGGCAGCGGAGTCGGAGGGACTCAGTGGTGCAGACATAAAGAACGTATGTGTCGAGGCGGCCTACGTCGCGATCAGGGAGGGAAGGGCTTACGTCACGAATCAGGACGTCTTCAAGGCCCTCAAGGCAGTTCTGAACAAGAGGGAAGCTAAGGTCAAGGAGAGGACCGAGAAGTTCATCTGA
- a CDS encoding multiprotein bridging factor aMBF1 — MGNGDGEYCEMCGSAIVGKSYTVEIEGGLLTLCERCYRKQGSPPIVERKEIKVERKAKPRVNSRPKKVSPEELEVVEDYSKIIKEARERLKMDTLGLAKRLKVSENVVKRFESGRLKPTIDQARQLEKLLGVKLLVPTEVGEGVEEEVDMDITLGDVANVREGRK; from the coding sequence ATGGGCAACGGCGATGGAGAATACTGTGAGATGTGCGGCTCTGCCATAGTGGGCAAGAGCTACACGGTGGAGATAGAGGGGGGATTACTCACTTTATGCGAGAGGTGTTATAGGAAACAGGGCAGTCCGCCGATCGTGGAGAGGAAGGAAATCAAGGTGGAGAGGAAGGCGAAACCCAGGGTTAATTCGAGACCCAAGAAAGTTAGCCCAGAGGAACTGGAAGTGGTCGAGGATTACAGCAAGATCATTAAAGAGGCCAGGGAGAGGTTAAAGATGGACACCCTGGGGCTGGCTAAGAGACTTAAGGTTTCTGAGAACGTGGTGAAGAGGTTTGAGTCGGGGCGACTCAAACCTACCATAGACCAAGCGAGGCAACTAGAGAAGTTACTTGGGGTGAAGCTGCTCGTGCCGACAGAAGTTGGAGAGGGTGTTGAAGAGGAGGTGGACATGGACATCACGTTGGGAGATGTTGCCAACGTAAGGGAGGGGAGGAAGTGA
- a CDS encoding DNA cytosine methyltransferase, translating to MVDLFSGGGGFSRGFAEVGLSPALGVELNHAAARTYSLNFPEAQVLEEDIREVDGSLISKLVGEVDILIGSPPCEPFTAANPTRRKNPIERLYSDERGLLTLEFVRLVGELNPRVFVMENVPALVESVELREALRAEFARVGYEIHFNVLSALELGNPSKRVRIFISNARLDPPKVTLHPSVWESIGDLDGKEGKVPNHEVREVTEAKLRKISRLGYGGYLTMFEGSARKIPLYLRLDPSKPAPTVLGNSRFIHPFRDRWLTVREQARLMGYPDDHVFLGSLDEQFNQVGESVPVPVARAVAKEVSKLF from the coding sequence TTGGTTGATCTCTTCTCGGGAGGAGGCGGGTTCTCCAGGGGATTCGCAGAGGTGGGACTTAGTCCAGCCTTAGGTGTGGAGCTTAATCACGCTGCTGCGAGGACTTACAGCCTTAACTTCCCCGAAGCGCAGGTGTTGGAAGAAGATATTAGAGAAGTCGACGGGTCCCTGATCTCTAAACTGGTAGGTGAGGTGGACATCCTCATCGGTAGTCCACCCTGTGAGCCATTCACGGCCGCCAACCCTACTAGAAGGAAGAACCCTATAGAAAGGCTCTACAGTGACGAGAGAGGCCTACTGACGCTGGAGTTTGTCAGACTAGTGGGGGAGCTCAACCCGAGAGTCTTCGTGATGGAGAACGTACCTGCTCTGGTGGAATCGGTGGAGCTTCGCGAGGCACTCAGGGCGGAGTTCGCTAGGGTAGGATACGAAATCCACTTCAACGTACTCAGTGCCCTAGAACTTGGAAACCCTTCTAAGAGAGTGAGGATCTTCATCTCTAACGCGAGGCTAGACCCTCCAAAGGTGACCCTTCACCCTAGTGTGTGGGAGAGTATAGGAGACTTAGATGGTAAGGAAGGGAAGGTGCCAAATCACGAGGTGAGGGAGGTAACAGAGGCGAAGTTGAGGAAGATCTCGAGACTAGGGTACGGAGGTTACCTCACTATGTTCGAGGGGAGCGCAAGGAAGATACCTCTCTACCTCAGGTTGGACCCATCTAAGCCAGCTCCCACTGTGTTGGGAAACTCCAGGTTCATTCACCCTTTCCGGGACAGGTGGCTCACAGTGAGGGAGCAGGCTAGACTCATGGGATACCCTGACGATCACGTCTTTCTGGGCTCGCTCGACGAACAGTTCAACCAGGTTGGGGAGTCGGTCCCAGTGCCCGTGGCACGGGCTGTCGCCAAGGAAGTATCTAAATTATTCTGA
- a CDS encoding tRNA methyltransferase gives MEGNDESVFKSVEKVKELWGRRDFVVQSVKNGRKFVEDWRRNGGRAIHLTMYGEGLNSKVGELRSQSPLLLIVGAEKVEGWYFRNVDYNVAIGHQPHSEVASVAIFLDRIYMGEELDIQYSDAKLRILPQRAGKRVVRVGS, from the coding sequence ATGGAGGGAAATGATGAGTCGGTATTTAAGTCGGTGGAGAAGGTGAAGGAACTCTGGGGAAGGAGGGACTTCGTGGTTCAGAGCGTCAAGAACGGAAGGAAGTTCGTGGAGGATTGGAGGAGGAACGGAGGAAGAGCGATACACTTGACCATGTATGGGGAGGGATTGAACTCGAAGGTGGGTGAATTGAGGTCCCAGTCTCCCCTTCTCCTTATAGTGGGGGCAGAGAAGGTAGAGGGCTGGTACTTCAGGAACGTGGACTACAACGTGGCGATAGGGCATCAACCCCACTCTGAAGTCGCAAGCGTGGCAATCTTCTTGGATAGGATATATATGGGAGAGGAACTAGATATACAGTATAGCGATGCCAAATTGAGGATACTTCCGCAGAGGGCGGGTAAGAGGGTGGTGAGGGTTGGAAGCTGA
- a CDS encoding Lrp/AsnC family transcriptional regulator, whose amino-acid sequence MSSKKRVELDDVDKKLMIELLRDARTSLRRLAEEMNVSPATLHNRMNRLIQEGVVRGFVALLDYTKLGYTLTSIIMVKVDGKHIVEFEKEVANSPNVVSVYDVVGDYDVILIAKFRDTEELDTFLKQLLKNPRVERTFTSIVLNTVKEDPRVRII is encoded by the coding sequence GTGTCGTCGAAGAAGAGAGTCGAACTAGACGACGTGGATAAGAAGTTAATGATAGAGTTGTTGAGGGACGCTAGGACTAGTCTCAGGCGGTTGGCGGAAGAGATGAACGTCTCCCCAGCCACCCTCCACAACAGGATGAACAGGCTCATTCAGGAAGGGGTAGTGAGGGGTTTCGTGGCGCTCTTGGACTACACCAAGCTGGGCTACACTCTGACTAGCATAATAATGGTTAAGGTCGACGGTAAACACATCGTGGAGTTCGAGAAGGAAGTCGCCAACTCCCCTAACGTCGTCTCCGTCTACGACGTGGTGGGGGACTACGACGTCATATTAATAGCGAAGTTCAGGGACACCGAGGAACTGGACACCTTCCTCAAACAACTCCTCAAGAACCCACGAGTTGAGAGGACGTTCACGAGCATAGTGCTTAACACCGTGAAGGAGGACCCGAGAGTCAGAATAATTTAG